A genomic window from Kiritimatiellia bacterium includes:
- a CDS encoding CopG family transcriptional regulator, whose protein sequence is MNTLTVRIPNDLRSKLRNISQEQRKPVSDLVRESIRRYVAIEKFRTLRKKVLPFAEAQGFITDDDVFKAIS, encoded by the coding sequence ATGAATACATTAACGGTCAGAATACCGAATGATCTTCGTTCCAAGTTGCGGAACATCAGTCAGGAGCAGCGTAAACCCGTCAGCGATCTTGTGAGGGAATCTATTCGCCGCTACGTAGCTATTGAAAAATTCCGTACTCTACGCAAGAAGGTGCTGCCTTTCGCTGAGGCACAAGGCTTTATTACGGACGATGACGTTTTCAAGGCCATTTCATGA
- a CDS encoding ATP-binding protein: MKKKTLLSWSSGKDSAWALHLLRQDPATNLLGLFTVMNQKYGRVCMHATRPKLLHQQAEAASLPIQLINFPDPCTNDHSDAIMREFVTQCAAKGIERIAFGDLFLEDIRRYRESQLTGTGIEPVFPLWKIPTDELAEQMLAGGMEAYLSSVDLKKLPARYAGRKLSRELLAEFPAGTDPCGENGEIHTVVVAGPMFRKAIPVRVGETVERGGFAYADIIPMN, translated from the coding sequence ATGAAAAAAAAAACACTACTGAGTTGGAGTAGCGGGAAGGACAGCGCATGGGCGCTCCATCTACTGCGGCAAGACCCTGCGACAAACCTCCTGGGGCTGTTCACTGTCATGAACCAGAAATACGGCCGCGTTTGCATGCATGCAACCCGACCGAAACTGTTGCATCAGCAGGCAGAGGCGGCCAGCCTGCCAATCCAACTCATCAACTTCCCTGATCCCTGCACAAACGATCATTCCGATGCCATCATGCGGGAGTTCGTCACCCAATGCGCGGCGAAGGGGATTGAACGGATTGCGTTCGGGGACTTGTTTCTTGAGGACATCCGCAGGTATCGCGAGAGCCAATTGACGGGAACTGGGATTGAACCAGTCTTTCCGTTGTGGAAAATCCCCACGGACGAACTCGCCGAACAGATGCTTGCCGGAGGCATGGAAGCGTACTTGAGCAGTGTTGACCTCAAGAAACTACCCGCTCGTTACGCGGGGCGGAAATTGTCGCGGGAATTGCTGGCGGAATTCCCGGCGGGAACCGACCCCTGCGGGGAAAACGGAGAGATTCATACGGTCGTTGTCGCGGGGCCGATGTTCCGCAAAGCCATTCCAGTCAGGGTGGGCGAGACCGTGGAACGGGGTGGATTTGCATACGCTGACATCATCCCGATGAACTGA
- a CDS encoding ATP-binding protein, whose amino-acid sequence MAASNTAAGRAASISAFTLLAAQRTHRLKNEIKAFLKPQLLTIDKLGYMPIDKAGADLLFQIISERYERGAICITSNKPFKQWATIFNNDTTLTSAILDRVLHHGEPVVIEGKSYRMKDRIETE is encoded by the coding sequence ATGGCCGCTTCAAACACAGCAGCCGGCCGCGCAGCATCAATTTCTGCCTTTACCCTCCTGGCCGCCCAACGCACCCATCGGCTCAAAAACGAAATCAAAGCCTTCCTCAAACCACAACTCCTCACCATAGATAAGCTTGGCTACATGCCCATCGATAAAGCCGGAGCCGATCTGCTCTTCCAAATCATTAGTGAACGCTACGAGCGCGGCGCCATCTGCATCACGTCCAATAAACCTTTCAAACAATGGGCCACCATCTTCAATAATGATACAACACTCACCTCCGCCATCCTTGACCGTGTCCTCCATCATGGCGAACCGGTCGTCATTGAAGGTAAAAGCTATCGCATGAAAGACAGGATCGAAACTGAATAA
- a CDS encoding putative toxin-antitoxin system toxin component, PIN family, translating into MRIVLDANVIVAAFAARGLCESVLELCLDRHDILLSEPLLDEIRKNLQKKVKLPIHTIEQIEHLLRENGTIFVSESISPHVCRDPNDVHVLGLTVAGQAECLVTGDNDLLVLKQFRQCQILNPRAFSILIHQKQG; encoded by the coding sequence ATGAGAATTGTGCTTGACGCGAATGTCATCGTAGCGGCATTTGCCGCCCGAGGGCTATGCGAGTCGGTGCTGGAATTGTGTCTGGATCGCCATGATATATTGTTGAGTGAACCACTTCTAGATGAGATCAGAAAGAACCTCCAGAAAAAGGTAAAACTTCCCATACATACCATTGAGCAGATTGAACATCTCCTTCGGGAAAACGGTACAATATTCGTTTCGGAGTCAATTTCTCCCCATGTCTGCCGTGATCCCAACGACGTTCATGTTCTTGGCTTAACAGTAGCTGGGCAAGCAGAGTGCCTGGTTACTGGAGACAATGATCTACTCGTCCTGAAACAATTCAGACAGTGTCAAATCCTTAATCCACGAGCGTTCTCGATATTGATTCATCAAAAACAAGGATAA
- the ispH gene encoding 4-hydroxy-3-methylbut-2-enyl diphosphate reductase → MRKKCVIHLAGTAGFCFGVRRAIRTALELGRSGKTIHMLGDLVHNQDVIARLEKTGIKKISRLGRGRGKILLIRAHGAGRRLMSRARKQGYEIVDATCPMVHLIQKKVREMDRRGYRVIVLGDRYHEEVLGIAGQISRKTMIIDGIGNIPWPQIKKIKKAAVVVQSTQNMDHVLPVVDALKGKIRELKFFNTICRPTRMKQAETKNLARLNDVVIVIGSRLSANTRRLFEISRALNPRAHRVESADQISPTWLQNAKTIGITAGASTPQSATRAVIERIRRLVAAPGKSTPAGMPEGYEFHLFLLAGQSNMAGRGVPAACDKKTHPRVLTFTRDNRWAPAVDPIHFDKPAPGVGPGRTFGLALADKCRNIVIGLIPCAAGGSPISVWRPRKKWTQTNSRPYDDAVRRTRRAMKSGVLKGILWHQGEGDCAPGRAEIYEKELTRLIRRFRMDLRAPGAPFICGELGPSADPGTNRFRKIINKSLRKITRKVRLTGLASSAGLRYKPDKIHFDSASQREFGRRYAAAYMRIAACKTRFAEEKKR, encoded by the coding sequence ATGCGTAAAAAATGCGTTATTCATCTGGCCGGAACGGCCGGATTCTGTTTCGGCGTCCGGCGCGCGATCCGCACGGCGCTGGAGCTGGGCCGGAGCGGCAAAACAATCCACATGCTGGGCGACCTGGTTCATAACCAGGACGTGATTGCGCGGCTTGAAAAAACCGGCATTAAAAAAATCTCCCGGCTGGGCCGCGGCCGCGGGAAAATTTTGCTGATCCGCGCCCACGGCGCCGGGCGGCGGTTGATGAGCCGGGCCCGCAAACAGGGATATGAAATTGTTGACGCCACCTGCCCGATGGTTCATCTCATCCAGAAAAAAGTCCGCGAAATGGACCGGCGGGGATACCGGGTCATCGTGCTGGGCGATCGTTACCATGAGGAAGTCCTGGGCATTGCCGGCCAGATTTCCCGGAAAACCATGATTATTGACGGCATCGGAAACATTCCCTGGCCGCAAATAAAAAAAATCAAAAAGGCGGCCGTCGTGGTTCAATCAACCCAGAATATGGACCATGTCCTGCCGGTTGTGGACGCGTTAAAAGGAAAAATCAGGGAATTGAAGTTTTTCAACACAATTTGCAGGCCGACCAGGATGAAGCAGGCCGAAACGAAGAATCTGGCACGGCTTAATGACGTTGTCATCGTCATCGGCTCGCGCCTTTCGGCCAATACCCGGCGGCTATTTGAAATTTCCCGCGCGCTCAACCCGCGCGCTCACCGCGTTGAATCGGCCGATCAGATCAGTCCGACGTGGCTTCAAAATGCAAAAACCATCGGCATTACCGCGGGCGCATCCACCCCCCAATCGGCCACGCGCGCCGTGATTGAACGTATCCGCCGGCTGGTCGCCGCTCCCGGGAAATCAACTCCCGCCGGGATGCCGGAGGGTTATGAATTCCACCTTTTTCTGCTGGCCGGCCAGTCAAACATGGCCGGCCGGGGCGTGCCGGCCGCCTGCGATAAAAAAACACATCCCAGAGTCCTGACTTTCACCAGAGACAACAGGTGGGCGCCAGCGGTTGATCCCATTCATTTTGACAAGCCCGCCCCCGGGGTGGGCCCGGGCCGGACATTCGGTCTTGCCCTGGCCGATAAGTGCCGGAATATCGTGATCGGGTTAATCCCCTGCGCCGCGGGCGGTTCGCCGATTTCGGTCTGGCGGCCGCGGAAAAAGTGGACGCAAACCAACAGCCGACCCTATGACGATGCTGTCAGACGAACACGGCGGGCTATGAAGTCTGGCGTTTTGAAGGGCATTCTCTGGCATCAGGGCGAGGGCGACTGCGCTCCCGGCCGGGCGGAAATTTATGAAAAAGAATTAACCCGGCTGATAAGGCGTTTCCGCATGGATTTGCGCGCCCCCGGAGCGCCTTTTATCTGCGGAGAACTCGGGCCCAGCGCCGATCCCGGAACGAATCGTTTCAGAAAGATAATCAACAAATCCCTGCGGAAGATCACCCGAAAAGTCAGGTTGACCGGCCTGGCATCATCGGCCGGGCTCAGGTATAAACCCGATAAAATTCATTTTGACTCCGCATCCCAGCGCGAATTCGGCCGGCGGTATGCGGCGGCGTATATGCGCATTGCCGCCTGCAAAACGCGGTTTGCAGAGGAAAAAAAACGTTGA